ATCCCTGGTCCGTATACGTGATTACTGCTTCAGAACCCGCGGTTTCCTCTTGTACCTGTCCGGGCTTTTGCTGTTCCTGGGGAACGGAAGCCGGGGCTTGCCTATTACTCAAGAGCTTCCACGCTCCTCCGAGCGCAAGAACGAGAACAACCGCTATAACAATGACTTTTGTATTCTTCATATGATGGAATATGGTTAATAGCGTAAGCGATATATCGAGCTTTGCTCGATATAATCTTCATTCCCCGCTCGCAGAGGACGAGAGGGATGCGAGCGGGACTCCCTTTATGATATTACTTACTCAGTAGCTCTTTTACCTTTGCAACCACGTCTTCAATTTTCCAGTCGGTTTTGATAAGGTATCCGTAAGTTCCTTGCGTAACAGCTTGAGAAATTTTTTCGGGGTCGCTCAAATTGCTCAATATTATTACTAATGCATCTTTGCCCCATGTATCCTCACGGAGTTTTTTAAGCATCGTCATACCATCCATCACGGGCATAACGATATCAAGCAAGATGAGATCAGGGTGTTCGCGCAAAGCTGTTTCTAATCCCTCCTCGCCATTTTTTGCTTCAAGAGTAGCAAAACCTTCTTGCGTAAGTTTGTCTACAAGCGCTTGAAGCTGTGACCTATCATCTTCCACAATCAGGATTGTTTTTTCCTGGTCTGTCATGGTTCTATTGTATCACCATGACCCTGAGTTTGTCGAATGGGTCATATGCGTTAAGA
The sequence above is drawn from the bacterium genome and encodes:
- a CDS encoding response regulator, whose translation is MTDQEKTILIVEDDRSQLQALVDKLTQEGFATLEAKNGEEGLETALREHPDLILLDIVMPVMDGMTMLKKLREDTWGKDALVIILSNLSDPEKISQAVTQGTYGYLIKTDWKIEDVVAKVKELLSK